One window from the genome of Garra rufa chromosome 1, GarRuf1.0, whole genome shotgun sequence encodes:
- the LOC141323362 gene encoding bone morphogenetic protein 10-like, translating into MIYHTSHGIISKSLRTHRLLFNISVPQQERIVSAELRLHMHLKTDSRQRIGAGWKVNIFGRCGNAEGERDPLASKHVRRKNSGWEVLDLTKAVQHWKKLNAVNPTLEVRIENLHAFKNTNEWPVIDLDVDRDPDGKHEPVLIVFSDDTSENRRDGDEAPSTRTRSSLVYEDGPRVRRSAKTEDCRKAEMYVDFKDIGWDSFILAPAGYQAFTCRGACNYPLVREVTPTKHAIVQTLLNLKSPQKAAQACCVPTELKPISLLYENENGVVVLNNKYEGMVVKECGCR; encoded by the exons ATGATCT ACCACACCTCACACGGAATAATAAGCAAAAGCCTTCGGACGCACCGTCTCCTGTTCAACATCTCAGTCCCGCAGCAGGAGCGTATCGTCAGCGCCGAGCTGCGTCTCCACATGCATCTCAAAACAGACTCGCGCCAGCGTATCGGAGCGGGCTGGAAGGTGAATATATTCGGACGCTGCGGGAACGCCGAGGGCGAGAGAGATCCGCTGGCGTCGAAGCACGTGCGTCGCAAGAACAGCGGCTGGGAAGTGTTGGATTTGACAAAAGCCGTCCAGCATTGGAAGAAGCTCAACGCTGTGAACCCCACACTAGAGGTTCGTATCGAAAACCTGCACGCCTTTAAAAACACCAACGAGTGGCCTGTTATAGATCTGGACGTTGACAGGGATCCAGATGGAAAACACGAACCCGTGCTGATCGTCTTCTCAGACGACACGAGCGAAAACCGTCGGGATGGAGACGAGGCGCCGTCGACCCGAACTCGCTCCAGTCTCGTCTACGAGGACGGCCCCAGAGTCCGGCGCAGCGCTAAAACAGAAGACTGCAGGAAAGCCGAGATGTACGTGGATTTCAAGGACATCGGCTGGGACTCGTTCATCCTGGCTCCGGCCGGTTATCAGGCGTTCACCTGCCGCGGCGCCTGCAATTATCCTCTGGTTCGGGAAGTGACGCCCACCAAACACGCCATCGTTCAGACTCTGCTCAATCTCAAGAGTCCTCAGAAAGCCGCGCAGGCCTGCTGCGTTCCCACCGAGCTCAAGCCCATATCTCTCCTGTACGAGAACGAGAACGGCGTCGTGGTTTTGAATAATAAATACGAGGGTATGGTGGTCAAGGAATGCGGATGCAGATAG